From Polynucleobacter sp. JS-JIR-II-b4, a single genomic window includes:
- the modA gene encoding molybdate ABC transporter substrate-binding protein, with the protein MSTMRLLALVSAFLFSIGTAFAQTSTIAVAANMKDAFNEIAIVFKAGGKPEIRVVYGSSGNFATQIMNGAPFNLFIAADEQFPLELFRSGRTIDEGAIYAIGKLAVITKNSSGIFLLDGKANIAKAIIKANKIAIAKPELAPYGRAAVQYLKAEGLWDLAKDKLVYADNIGGATTYVMSGAADIGFTALSLAKSPEVTKQTSFLLVDTKLYEPIKQRMVLIKGAPQESVDLYRFMQGPQAKSILQKYGYTTP; encoded by the coding sequence ATGAGCACCATGCGCCTACTGGCTTTAGTTTCAGCATTCTTATTTTCCATTGGCACTGCCTTTGCGCAGACATCCACTATTGCCGTGGCTGCCAATATGAAAGATGCTTTCAACGAGATTGCGATTGTTTTTAAGGCTGGTGGTAAACCAGAGATAAGAGTGGTCTATGGTTCATCGGGCAACTTCGCCACACAAATCATGAATGGGGCACCATTTAATTTATTTATTGCCGCTGATGAGCAATTTCCGCTTGAGCTTTTTAGAAGCGGCAGAACAATAGATGAGGGGGCAATTTATGCTATTGGTAAGTTGGCCGTCATCACTAAGAACTCTTCCGGGATTTTCTTGCTTGATGGCAAAGCAAATATAGCTAAGGCTATTATTAAGGCGAATAAGATAGCTATCGCAAAGCCTGAGCTTGCGCCCTATGGTAGGGCGGCAGTCCAGTATTTAAAGGCAGAGGGGCTTTGGGATCTCGCTAAAGATAAGCTTGTTTATGCCGACAATATTGGGGGTGCTACAACTTATGTAATGAGCGGCGCAGCGGATATTGGTTTTACTGCACTTTCTCTGGCGAAGTCGCCTGAGGTGACAAAGCAAACGAGCTTCTTATTGGTTGATACAAAACTATATGAACCCATTAAACAGCGCATGGTGTTAATCAAGGGCGCGCCTCAAGAGTCAGTGGACTTGTATCGCTTTATGCAGGGGCCTCAGGCTAAATCCATTCTGCAAAAGTATGGATACACCACGCCTTAG
- a CDS encoding FMN-binding negative transcriptional regulator has protein sequence MYLPKHFLVEDQAVLAQLISEYPLATIVANLDGRFEINHLPLMLSSDKTKLYGHVARMNPLVKVASGNNTSVTAIFNGPNAYVTPSWYPSKQESGKVVPTWNYAAVHAEGSIKLIEDAQWLRSHVSQMTNIHEPTYQSNWKLDDAPEEYVQMMLKAIIGIEIEISSLVGKFKLSQNRPAEDYEAVVEQLEKSPQEALQEMLKFMRAPK, from the coding sequence ATGTACCTACCAAAACATTTTTTAGTTGAAGATCAAGCAGTATTAGCCCAGCTGATTTCTGAATACCCGCTAGCGACTATTGTTGCAAATCTGGATGGTCGTTTTGAAATCAACCACCTACCGCTCATGCTGAGCTCCGACAAAACCAAGCTTTACGGACATGTCGCCAGAATGAATCCACTCGTTAAAGTTGCGAGCGGTAACAATACATCTGTTACAGCAATCTTTAATGGACCAAATGCGTATGTGACCCCTTCTTGGTATCCATCAAAACAAGAGAGTGGAAAAGTGGTGCCTACGTGGAACTATGCTGCGGTTCATGCCGAAGGTAGCATTAAGTTGATTGAGGATGCACAGTGGCTAAGAAGTCATGTATCGCAAATGACCAATATTCACGAACCAACCTATCAATCTAACTGGAAGTTAGACGATGCCCCAGAAGAGTACGTGCAAATGATGCTCAAGGCTATTATTGGTATCGAGATTGAGATCAGTAGCTTGGTTGGTAAATTTAAGCTAAGCCAGAACCGCCCGGCCGAAGACTATGAAGCTGTAGTAGAGCAACTAGAGAAGTCGCCGCAAGAAGCTTTACAAGAGATGCTGAAGTTCATGAGAGCACCCAAGTAA
- a CDS encoding substrate-binding domain-containing protein has protein sequence MQIEVRPTLIVKTRADGKSSIDLIWLSQLLKDIGRGSSLVVASKKSGTSYRGAWGKLNQAEETLGMPLIVRTKGHGSILTKFGEFLIQFIEDMQAGYLKHDAQYHDMLLKEIKKIQKSESLRWKFFSSSDSVIQKAVSEVSGIDLKIAGSGESLERLLNNEAHIAGYHVSDQKSSKAIYQRLSKNDIEIYPVMKRTQGLIVKKGNPLHIRSIEDLVGKKIRFINRQIGSGTRLLLDTLLMEEGIDPTQINGYLAEEFTHSAVANAILAGKADVGLGVKNIALENGLGFVPLKDEIFFIAMNKEMAAQSESSRLIRKIRSTSGETPGYKAVSLNRQIQDWL, from the coding sequence ATGCAAATTGAAGTGCGACCAACCCTCATCGTTAAAACCAGGGCTGATGGAAAAAGCTCCATTGACCTGATATGGCTATCTCAGTTGTTAAAAGATATTGGTCGGGGCAGCTCCTTGGTGGTTGCCAGCAAAAAATCAGGCACCTCATATAGGGGTGCCTGGGGCAAGCTGAATCAAGCCGAAGAAACTTTGGGTATGCCACTGATTGTTAGGACCAAGGGACATGGATCAATATTGACTAAGTTTGGTGAATTTTTGATTCAGTTTATTGAGGATATGCAAGCAGGATATTTAAAGCATGATGCTCAATACCATGACATGTTGCTGAAAGAAATTAAGAAAATACAAAAGTCAGAAAGTCTTCGCTGGAAATTCTTCTCCAGTAGTGATTCAGTGATTCAAAAAGCAGTTAGTGAAGTAAGCGGGATAGACCTAAAAATTGCTGGCTCAGGAGAATCTTTAGAGAGGCTGCTGAATAATGAAGCACACATTGCTGGATATCATGTCTCAGATCAGAAGAGTTCCAAAGCAATTTATCAGCGCTTATCAAAAAATGACATTGAGATCTATCCTGTGATGAAGCGAACTCAGGGATTGATTGTGAAGAAGGGAAATCCTCTGCATATTCGATCTATAGAAGATTTGGTTGGCAAAAAAATACGTTTTATTAATCGCCAGATTGGTTCTGGTACCAGACTCCTATTAGATACCCTGCTCATGGAGGAGGGTATTGACCCCACTCAGATTAATGGATACCTGGCTGAAGAATTTACTCACTCTGCTGTCGCCAATGCCATTTTGGCTGGGAAGGCAGATGTAGGTTTGGGGGTAAAGAATATCGCCCTAGAAAATGGCCTGGGTTTTGTGCCACTCAAGGATGAAATTTTCTTTATCGCTATGAATAAAGAGATGGCGGCGCAATCAGAATCCTCCAGGTTAATCCGGAAAATACGAAGCACTTCTGGAGAGACCCCGGGATACAAGGCGGTAAGTTTAAATAGACAAATTCAGGATTGGCTATAG
- a CDS encoding substrate-binding domain-containing protein, with translation MIRRLLPAISIALSIFATQVCAQEKSIVVSSTTSTEQSGLFNYMLPIFKIKTGIEVKVVAVGTGQALDIGRRGDADVVFVHDKPAEEKFVEEGFSTKRYEVMYNDFILIGPKSDPAKISGGKDIQVALQKIATAQAPFVSRADKSGTHAAELRYWKGAGITPSSSQSWYKETGSGMGPALNTASAMNGYILADRGTWLSFKNRGDLVILVQGDPKLFNQYGVMLVNPAKFPHVKKVQGQEFIDWLISKNGQDVIASYRIDGEQLFFPNAKK, from the coding sequence ATGATTCGCAGACTTCTCCCCGCTATTTCAATAGCCCTCTCCATATTCGCCACCCAGGTTTGCGCCCAAGAAAAAAGCATTGTGGTCTCCTCCACTACCTCTACTGAGCAATCTGGCCTGTTCAATTACATGCTCCCCATCTTTAAAATAAAGACTGGTATTGAGGTTAAGGTTGTAGCCGTTGGAACTGGGCAGGCATTAGATATTGGCCGCCGTGGTGATGCAGATGTTGTTTTTGTTCATGACAAGCCAGCTGAAGAGAAGTTTGTTGAAGAAGGCTTTTCTACTAAGCGTTACGAAGTGATGTACAACGACTTCATTCTCATCGGACCTAAATCAGATCCCGCAAAAATCAGTGGTGGCAAAGATATTCAAGTTGCACTCCAAAAAATTGCTACTGCACAAGCTCCTTTTGTATCACGCGCAGATAAAAGTGGCACACATGCTGCAGAGCTTCGCTACTGGAAAGGTGCGGGCATCACACCTTCTTCAAGTCAGTCTTGGTACAAAGAAACAGGCTCAGGTATGGGCCCTGCCCTCAATACCGCCTCTGCTATGAATGGCTATATATTGGCTGACCGCGGCACCTGGCTCAGCTTTAAGAATCGTGGCGATCTTGTGATCCTTGTGCAAGGCGACCCAAAGCTATTTAACCAATATGGTGTGATGTTGGTTAATCCAGCCAAGTTCCCTCATGTGAAAAAGGTGCAGGGTCAAGAATTTATTGATTGGCTCATCTCCAAGAATGGGCAGGACGTCATTGCTAGCTACAGGATTGATGGCGAGCAACTATTCTTTCCGAACGCTAAAAAATAA